Below is a genomic region from Streptomyces sp. RPA4-2.
ACGTTCACCGTGCCGCTTCCGGGCGGGACGGTCGCCGTGATCGTCGAGGGGGTGTTGACCGTGTACGACAGTGCGGCCGCGGATCCGAACGTGACAGCGGTGGCGCCGGTGAACTGGCTTCCGTTCAGGGTCACGTGATTGGTGCCCGCCGCGGAACCCGTGTTGGGTACGACCGAGGTGAGGAGGGGAGGGGCCACGGTGACTCCAAGGGGTGTGGTCGGCCTGGCCGGGCCGCGAGCTGGGGGGCACAGAAGCGGTGCGGGCGGGCGTACGCGAGTTCGCACCGCTTCCGCTGGGCACGGGCCCGTGGACCGGAGCGGACCTGAACCGTGCGCAGCCGTGCGTCCAAGACACCGTCAGATGCCGGGACCGGACACGTAGGTGAATCCGCCGCTGGCGGTGGCGCTACCGCCCTCGGTGGTCACGACGACATCGACGGAACCTACGGCGCCCGGCGGTGTGACGGCCACCAGCGTGGCGTTGTTCAGCACTGCGAAGGACGCAGTGGTACCGCCGAAGGTGACGGCCGTGGTGGACGCCAGGCCGGTGCCATTGACGGTCACCGAGGTACCGCCGGACGTTGGCCCCGAGGCGGGTGTGAGCGAGACCAGCGTCGGCGCGTCGACGTAGGCGTAGGTGAGCGGAGCGGTCGTGCCCCCGGTGGTGGTGACGGTGACGTCGACCGAGCCGCTGGAACTGCCGGCCGGAACGACCACCGACAGCTGGCTGTCCGAGACGACCGTCGGCGTCGCGCTGTTGGAGCCGAAGGACACGGCGGTGGCCGTGGAGAGTCCGTAGCCGTTGATGGTGACCGTGTTGCCGCCCGCGGTCGGACCGGAGCCCGGGCCCACAGACACCGCGATCGGCGGGCTGATGTAAAAAAGGGAGAGCGAGTTGCTCGTCCCTCCCGCGGTCGTCACGTTGACGTCGACGACGCCGCAGCCCGCGGGGTCGATGACGGTGATCGAGATCGGCGTGTTCGCGGTGATCGTGGCCGTCCGGGACCCGAAGTGGACGGCGGTGGCACCGGACAGGTTCACGCCGGTGATGGTGACGGTTGTTCCGCCGCTGGTGGAGCCTTGGTTGGGACTGATGGGCGTGAGGGGTTCCTCCTCACTCGGAAGTCTTCTCCGAGCAGCGACTGGGTGTCCCGATCCGCGGACGTCCCGAACCGGCCCAGGCCAACACTTCCGGCCGCCGGCGTAGGGGGATGTGCGGAGGCCCGTCCGGACGGGATGAGTTCAGTCCCGGGAGAGAGGCTTGTCCGCGGCGACTCAATGGACCATCGCCCATTGATGCAGACACCTGAAGTAACCCATCAGGGCGATCGCCCCGCCAAGGGAATTGACACGGTATCAACCGT
It encodes:
- a CDS encoding IPT/TIG domain-containing protein, with translation MSPNQGSTSGGTTVTITGVNLSGATAVHFGSRTATITANTPISITVIDPAGCGVVDVNVTTAGGTSNSLSLFYISPPIAVSVGPGSGPTAGGNTVTINGYGLSTATAVSFGSNSATPTVVSDSQLSVVVPAGSSSGSVDVTVTTTGGTTAPLTYAYVDAPTLVSLTPASGPTSGGTSVTVNGTGLASTTAVTFGGTTASFAVLNNATLVAVTPPGAVGSVDVVVTTEGGSATASGGFTYVSGPGI